A genomic window from Rhizobium sp. 007 includes:
- a CDS encoding carbon monoxide dehydrogenase subunit G, giving the protein MDMTGEERINASRDAVWVALNDPEVLKRCIPGCQSLEMRSPTELTAVVKVKIGPVSATFNGEVTLTNVNAPESYTISGEGKGGVAGFAKGGADVTLRTEGAETVLQYAAKAQVGGKLAQLGARLVNSTSQKLAQQFFADFNAVVSEKAAE; this is encoded by the coding sequence ATGGACATGACCGGCGAGGAACGCATCAACGCGTCGCGCGATGCGGTGTGGGTAGCCTTGAACGATCCAGAGGTCTTGAAGCGATGCATCCCCGGCTGTCAAAGCCTCGAGATGAGATCGCCAACCGAGCTTACGGCGGTCGTCAAGGTCAAGATCGGACCGGTCTCGGCGACCTTCAACGGTGAGGTGACCCTGACAAATGTCAACGCGCCGGAGAGCTATACGATTTCGGGTGAGGGCAAGGGCGGCGTTGCAGGCTTTGCCAAGGGCGGGGCCGACGTCACCTTGAGGACGGAAGGTGCAGAGACAGTGCTGCAATATGCGGCAAAAGCGCAGGTCGGCGGCAAGCTTGCCCAGCTTGGAGCGCGGCTGGTGAATTCGACGTCGCAAAAGCTTGCGCAGCAATTCTTTGCAGATTTCAATGCTGTCGTTAGCGAAAAGGCCGCGGAATAG
- a CDS encoding GNAT family N-acetyltransferase: protein MNYTVRNSRPSDNGQLGDIYLNERRQTFTWVDPGKFSHEDFLAHSQGEIVWVAEAPDGEIAGFMTLWAADDFIHMLYIRKEWQGRGVGTALLKALPEWPRRRYRLKCLINNRNAKTFYAGRGFVVTGSGTSAEGDYEELSFIPA, encoded by the coding sequence ATGAATTACACAGTCAGAAATTCCCGCCCTTCGGACAATGGGCAGCTCGGCGACATCTATCTCAACGAACGCAGGCAGACCTTCACCTGGGTCGATCCCGGCAAGTTCAGCCATGAGGATTTTCTCGCCCATTCGCAGGGTGAAATTGTCTGGGTTGCCGAAGCACCTGATGGCGAGATCGCCGGCTTCATGACGCTGTGGGCCGCGGATGATTTCATCCACATGCTCTACATCCGCAAGGAATGGCAGGGCAGGGGCGTCGGTACCGCGCTGCTGAAGGCTCTGCCGGAGTGGCCGCGCCGTAGATACCGGTTGAAGTGCCTGATCAACAACAGAAACGCCAAGACATTCTATGCCGGCCGCGGTTTCGTGGTCACCGGTAGCGGCACGTCGGCTGAAGGCGACTACGAGGAACTGAGCTTTATTCCAGCCTGA
- a CDS encoding LapA family protein, whose protein sequence is MAKKIINLLILLPLGIILIIFCVANRQSVSLAFNPFRPEDQVLAVSAPFFVFIFIALIIGMLIGSAATWLTQGKHRKRAKIEAKEAVRWHSEADRHKARAEEIAGQLPSR, encoded by the coding sequence ATGGCGAAGAAGATCATCAACCTTTTGATTTTGTTGCCGCTCGGCATCATTCTCATAATCTTCTGCGTTGCCAACCGGCAGAGCGTGTCGCTGGCATTCAACCCCTTCCGGCCCGAAGATCAGGTTCTCGCGGTTTCTGCGCCGTTCTTCGTTTTCATCTTCATCGCGCTGATTATCGGCATGCTGATCGGATCGGCCGCCACATGGCTCACGCAGGGCAAACACCGCAAGCGCGCGAAAATCGAGGCGAAGGAGGCCGTTCGCTGGCACAGCGAGGCGGACCGGCACAAGGCCCGCGCCGAAGAGATCGCCGGTCAATTGCCTTCCCGCTGA
- a CDS encoding integration host factor subunit beta, which yields MIKSELVQIVAARNPHLYHRDVENIVNAVLDEITDALAAGNRVELRGFGAFSVKNRPSRSGRNPRTGDTVFVEEKWVPFFKTGKELRERLNPGQADHDD from the coding sequence GTGATCAAGTCGGAATTGGTGCAGATCGTTGCCGCGCGCAACCCGCATCTTTATCACCGGGATGTCGAGAATATCGTCAACGCGGTTCTCGACGAGATCACCGATGCGCTCGCAGCGGGCAACCGCGTCGAGCTTCGCGGCTTCGGTGCATTTTCCGTCAAGAACCGCCCTTCGCGCTCCGGCCGCAATCCGCGCACCGGCGACACCGTCTTCGTCGAGGAGAAGTGGGTGCCCTTCTTCAAGACCGGCAAGGAGTTGCGCGAACGGCTGAACCCCGGCCAGGCCGACCACGACGATTGA
- the sppA gene encoding signal peptide peptidase SppA, whose amino-acid sequence MDSSTIADRRRLRRKLGFWRIAAVVLLVALGFALYQFVAGDIATQRPHIAHVTISGLITDDDELLERLKKIEENDRVKGVIVSISSPGGTTYGGEKIFKAIRAIAAKKPVVSDIRTLAASAGYMIAAAGDTIIAGESSLTGSIGVIFQYPQIQPLLDKLGVSLQEIKSSPLKAEPSPFHAASEEAKTMINNMVMDSYAWFVDLVVDRRKLPREEVLKLADGTIFTGRQAAKVKLIDRVGGDTEIRDYLAGRDVGKDLPVVDWDKKSYTPFLLAGAVSKLAVLFGYGDLLKSQNIEGILPQKLLLDGLVSVWQVGRD is encoded by the coding sequence ATGGACAGTTCGACGATCGCGGATCGCCGCAGGCTTCGCCGCAAACTCGGCTTCTGGCGTATTGCGGCGGTGGTGCTCTTGGTCGCGCTCGGCTTTGCTCTCTACCAATTCGTCGCAGGCGACATCGCCACGCAGCGGCCGCACATCGCCCATGTGACGATTTCCGGCCTCATAACCGACGACGACGAGTTGCTCGAGAGGCTGAAGAAGATCGAAGAAAACGACCGCGTCAAAGGCGTCATCGTCTCCATTTCTTCGCCGGGCGGCACGACCTATGGCGGCGAAAAAATATTCAAAGCGATCCGGGCGATTGCGGCGAAGAAGCCGGTCGTCTCCGATATCCGAACGCTTGCCGCTTCCGCGGGCTATATGATCGCTGCCGCTGGCGATACGATCATTGCCGGAGAAAGTTCGCTCACCGGTTCGATCGGCGTGATCTTTCAGTATCCGCAGATCCAACCGCTGCTCGACAAGCTCGGCGTCTCGCTGCAAGAGATCAAGTCGTCGCCGCTGAAGGCAGAGCCATCGCCTTTCCATGCTGCCAGTGAAGAAGCGAAAACCATGATCAACAATATGGTCATGGACAGCTACGCCTGGTTCGTCGACTTGGTTGTCGACCGCCGCAAGCTGCCGCGCGAGGAGGTGCTGAAGCTCGCCGACGGCACTATTTTCACCGGCCGGCAAGCGGCGAAGGTCAAGCTCATCGACCGGGTCGGCGGCGACACGGAAATCCGGGATTATCTCGCTGGGAGGGACGTCGGCAAGGATCTTCCGGTCGTGGATTGGGACAAGAAGAGCTATACGCCGTTTCTGCTCGCAGGGGCTGTTTCGAAGCTCGCAGTTCTGTTCGGCTATGGCGATCTCTTGAAGAGCCAGAACATCGAGGGCATTCTGCCACAAAAGTTGCTCCTTGACGGGCTCGTTTCAGTTTGGCAGGTTGGCCGCGATTGA
- the lptC gene encoding LPS export ABC transporter periplasmic protein LptC has translation MLNTLNSSGKPAFARPVRSAYAAALFHSARVRRLKILLPVAAVIISLAFIAVSMVRAYLPENLKIEGAKIENGKIVMEKPAIAGRNADGINYSMLAERALQDIKNPNLITLETIKAAVPVNDDLIARVEAATADYDRSTDNLALRDPFTILLSNGLTAKFQSAKLDIKGGKMTTDDPIEIQKDGASIVAQSLKMTDKGRVITFEGNVRMNVDPSVIRKQGT, from the coding sequence ATGCTCAACACATTGAACAGCAGCGGGAAGCCTGCCTTTGCCAGGCCTGTAAGGAGCGCCTATGCGGCTGCCCTCTTCCATTCTGCACGTGTCCGCCGCCTGAAGATATTGCTGCCTGTCGCTGCCGTCATCATTTCGCTTGCCTTCATTGCAGTCTCGATGGTCCGGGCATACCTGCCCGAGAATCTCAAGATCGAGGGCGCTAAGATCGAAAACGGCAAGATCGTCATGGAAAAGCCGGCGATCGCCGGGCGCAATGCCGACGGCATCAACTATTCGATGCTTGCCGAGCGCGCGCTGCAAGACATCAAGAATCCGAACCTTATCACGCTCGAAACGATCAAGGCTGCGGTGCCGGTCAACGATGATCTGATCGCCCGCGTCGAGGCTGCCACGGCCGACTATGACCGATCCACGGACAACCTTGCGCTGAGGGACCCATTCACGATTTTGCTGAGCAACGGTCTGACGGCGAAATTTCAATCTGCCAAGCTCGATATCAAGGGCGGCAAGATGACGACAGATGATCCTATCGAGATTCAAAAAGACGGCGCTTCGATTGTTGCGCAGTCGCTCAAGATGACCGATAAGGGGCGCGTGATCACATTCGAGGGGAATGTTCGCATGAATGTCGATCCATCCGTCATCCGTAAACAGGGCACCTAA
- a CDS encoding LptA/OstA family protein, which yields MTIDCHFSLRKSGVTLGGSALGLLLMAGAAFAQATTSQMDGLKLDSNQPIQIESDKLEIHDQEHKADFTGNVKVVQGKTTLQAGHMTVFYKAQGGDAQPNGAKADAGAASISSGNADIDRIIVTDKVFLSSGTQTATADNGSFDMAQQLFVLKGEKVVLSDGPNVFTGCQLTVHMQTGQAQLDSCGGRVQIQLDPKSQKKN from the coding sequence ATGACAATAGATTGTCACTTTTCACTTCGTAAGTCTGGCGTAACACTTGGCGGCAGCGCCCTGGGGCTTCTACTGATGGCAGGGGCGGCCTTTGCGCAGGCGACGACCAGCCAGATGGATGGCCTGAAGCTCGACAGCAATCAACCGATCCAGATCGAAAGCGACAAGCTCGAGATTCACGATCAGGAGCACAAGGCCGACTTCACCGGCAATGTGAAGGTCGTTCAGGGGAAGACGACCCTGCAGGCCGGTCATATGACGGTCTTTTACAAGGCACAGGGCGGCGACGCCCAACCAAACGGCGCAAAGGCCGACGCGGGAGCGGCGTCCATCTCATCGGGCAATGCCGACATCGACCGTATCATCGTTACCGATAAGGTTTTCCTGAGTTCCGGCACGCAGACGGCGACCGCCGACAACGGCTCCTTCGACATGGCCCAACAGCTCTTCGTCCTGAAGGGTGAAAAGGTTGTGCTGTCGGATGGGCCGAACGTCTTCACGGGCTGCCAGCTCACGGTTCATATGCAGACCGGACAGGCGCAACTGGATAGCTGCGGGGGGCGCGTCCAGATTCAGCTTGATCCGAAATCCCAGAAAAAGAACTGA
- the lptB gene encoding LPS export ABC transporter ATP-binding protein produces MFGRAGPQSAADSAAGGDKSRYHGTLIARGLTKTYSTRRVVNGVSLVVRRGEAVGLLGPNGAGKTTCFYMITGLVPVDEGTIEIDGNDVTTMPMYRRSRLGVGYLPQEASIFRGLTVEENIRAVLEVHEKDKAEREKKLDELLEEFHISKLRKSAAVALSGGERRRLEIARALATDPTFMLLDEPFAGVDPISVADIQNLVHHLTARGIGVLITDHNVRETLGLIDRAYIIHAGEVLTHGRANDIVNNPEVRRLYLGDKFSL; encoded by the coding sequence ATGTTCGGCCGGGCCGGGCCGCAATCTGCCGCGGACTCAGCCGCGGGCGGAGACAAAAGCCGTTACCACGGCACGCTGATTGCACGCGGTCTGACGAAGACCTATAGCACGCGGCGTGTCGTCAACGGCGTGTCGCTGGTCGTCAGGCGCGGCGAAGCTGTCGGCCTTCTGGGGCCAAACGGTGCCGGCAAGACGACCTGTTTTTACATGATCACCGGCCTCGTGCCGGTGGACGAAGGCACAATCGAGATCGACGGCAATGACGTGACGACGATGCCGATGTATCGCCGGTCGCGCCTGGGCGTCGGCTACCTGCCGCAGGAGGCCTCGATCTTCCGCGGCCTGACGGTCGAAGAGAATATCCGGGCCGTGCTCGAAGTGCACGAGAAGGACAAGGCCGAGCGGGAAAAGAAGCTCGATGAGCTTCTGGAGGAATTCCATATCTCCAAGCTGCGAAAATCGGCGGCGGTCGCATTGTCGGGCGGTGAGCGCCGGCGTCTGGAAATCGCTCGCGCGCTCGCAACCGATCCGACCTTCATGCTGCTTGACGAGCCTTTTGCGGGCGTCGATCCCATTTCGGTGGCTGACATCCAGAACCTCGTCCACCATCTGACGGCGCGCGGCATCGGCGTTTTGATCACCGATCACAATGTGCGCGAGACGCTCGGCCTCATCGATCGGGCCTATATCATCCATGCCGGCGAAGTGCTGACGCATGGGCGCGCGAACGACATCGTCAACAATCCGGAAGTGCGCCGGCTCTATCTTGGCGATAAATTCAGCCTTTGA